The following coding sequences are from one Pasteurellaceae bacterium RH1A window:
- a CDS encoding cell division protein FtsW: MLAALKQEWEKWTHLTPSNALYDRSLIWLFIGLLTIGFVMVSSASIPVSTRLFNDPFHFAVRDGVYVLISLLACIFFVQVPIESWEKYNIVLFGLSLCLLGAVLVIGKEVNGSVRWIPIGPINFQPAELAKLAIISYFAGFYVRRFDTIRTRAMSFWRPSAILAIFAGLLLWQPDMGSTFVLFILTFAMLFVVGAKVIQFILVIGVGVLAFVFLVLTSEYRLKRVTSFMDPFADAYGDGFQLSNSQMAFGQGQFWGQGLGNSVQKLEYLPEAHTDFVMAVIGEEFGFLGIMVVISLLVALSLRALKISREALILEERFKGFFAFGIAMWIFLQGFVNLGVASGLLPTKGLTFPLISYGGSSLIIMSIAIAILIRIDYENRLSRMGSVRPKKEQPPVAG; encoded by the coding sequence ATGTTAGCTGCCCTTAAACAAGAATGGGAAAAATGGACTCACCTGACACCCAGCAATGCCCTTTACGACCGCAGCCTAATCTGGCTATTTATCGGCCTTCTAACCATCGGCTTTGTTATGGTTAGCTCAGCCTCCATTCCTGTTAGTACCCGCTTATTTAACGACCCCTTCCACTTTGCGGTGCGTGATGGGGTCTATGTCCTGATCTCGCTCTTGGCCTGCATCTTCTTTGTGCAGGTGCCTATTGAGAGCTGGGAAAAATATAATATCGTGCTCTTTGGCCTTTCTCTCTGCCTCTTAGGGGCGGTGCTAGTGATAGGCAAAGAGGTGAATGGCTCGGTGCGTTGGATCCCCATTGGGCCGATTAACTTCCAGCCCGCAGAATTAGCCAAGCTGGCCATTATCAGCTATTTTGCCGGCTTCTATGTAAGACGCTTTGACACTATTCGTACAAGGGCTATGAGCTTCTGGCGGCCGTCGGCTATTTTAGCCATTTTTGCTGGTTTACTCTTATGGCAGCCTGATATGGGGAGTACCTTTGTACTCTTTATTCTAACTTTTGCCATGCTCTTTGTTGTAGGGGCGAAAGTTATCCAATTTATCTTGGTCATTGGTGTCGGCGTGCTGGCCTTTGTCTTCTTGGTGCTGACCTCGGAATACCGCCTGAAACGGGTCACCTCCTTTATGGATCCCTTTGCGGATGCCTATGGCGATGGCTTCCAGCTCTCCAATTCCCAAATGGCCTTTGGCCAAGGGCAATTCTGGGGACAAGGCCTGGGCAATTCGGTGCAAAAATTAGAATACCTGCCCGAAGCCCATACCGACTTTGTCATGGCGGTGATTGGGGAAGAATTCGGCTTCTTGGGCATTATGGTGGTTATTAGCTTGCTGGTGGCGCTTTCTTTGAGAGCCTTAAAAATCAGCCGAGAGGCTCTTATCTTAGAAGAACGTTTCAAAGGTTTCTTTGCCTTCGGCATCGCCATGTGGATCTTCCTGCAAGGCTTTGTAAACCTGGGCGTAGCCTCTGGCCTCCTGCCAACCAAGGGCTTGACCTTCCCGCTCATTAGTTACGGCGGCTCCAGCCTCATCATTATGTCCATTGCCATAGCCATTCTGATTCGGATCGACTATGAAAACCGCCTCAGCCGTATGGGTAGTGTCCGACCTAAGAAGGAACAACCACCTGTGGCAGGTTAG
- a CDS encoding pyroglutamyl-peptidase I: protein MKKILLTGFEAFGGEAINPSWEVVKRLEGHRSDQTIFITQLPCVFGLSLEKLYEKIDEIQPDLVICLGQAGGRASISVEKVAINWNDARIPDNQQNQPIDTAVVENAPLAYFTSLPCKAMVKAMQEAGLPASLSLSAGSYVCNHVMFGLLHHLALHYPRCKGGFIHIPYLPEQVASQANMPSMSLESLEKGLKVAIETALKVDEDLAISTGQIC, encoded by the coding sequence ATGAAAAAAATTCTTCTAACAGGCTTTGAAGCCTTTGGTGGAGAGGCCATCAACCCTTCTTGGGAGGTTGTGAAAAGACTTGAAGGCCACAGGTCGGATCAGACTATTTTTATCACGCAACTGCCCTGCGTTTTCGGCCTGTCCTTGGAAAAGCTCTATGAAAAAATTGATGAAATTCAGCCTGATCTGGTCATCTGCCTGGGCCAAGCCGGCGGGCGAGCCAGCATTTCGGTAGAAAAGGTGGCCATCAACTGGAACGATGCCCGCATTCCCGACAACCAACAAAACCAGCCCATTGACACAGCCGTAGTTGAAAACGCCCCGCTGGCCTATTTTACCAGCTTGCCCTGTAAGGCCATGGTCAAAGCCATGCAAGAAGCCGGCCTGCCCGCCTCCCTCTCGCTCTCGGCTGGCTCTTATGTCTGCAACCATGTAATGTTCGGCCTGCTCCACCACCTGGCCCTACACTACCCCCGCTGCAAGGGCGGCTTTATTCATATTCCTTATCTGCCAGAACAAGTGGCTAGCCAGGCCAATATGCCCAGCATGTCGCTAGAGAGCTTAGAAAAGGGCCTGAAGGTGGCCATTGAAACCGCCCTTAAAGTGGACGAAGATTTGGCTATTTCGACAGGCCAGATTTGTTAA
- a CDS encoding oligopeptide ABC transporter substrate-binding protein OppA (is involved in the transport of the murein peptide L-alanyl-gamma-D-glutamyl-meso-diaminopimelate), producing the protein MKKRQFLLTALATLLFAQFPSQALAQAQAQAEKLRAVQEIRINNGVEPVSLDPHKVEGIAEAVIIRQIFEGLVVRDQTGQIEPAVATEWSSNEDFTQWTFKLREAKWSDGSPLTAHDFVYAWQRLADPKTASPYASYLDKMKLKGAAEIIEGKKPSSDLGVKALDDHTLHLNLSSPVPYLPAMLVSHSLVPLHKATIEQFGDRWTSVKTFVGNGAYDLAEHVPNEKLVFKRNKAYWNDAKTIINKATLLTISSPNADVARYRANDLEMTNSTISPELYPKLKQEIPKELHTTRTIATYYYAFNNEKFTDIRVRKALNLALDRSVITDKVMGMGQTPTYTYTPNYVGGGEKIVNPDYAALPQTERNKEAIALLKEAGFSKSKPLKFTLLYNTSENHKKVAIAAASVWKANTQGLVEVELKNQEWKAFLDARNQGNYEVARAGWQGEYNNPTAFQNNFLSNSSNNDARVKNAQFDDLIAQSYHAKTEDERASIYAQAEKAFMDQYPIVPIYNYVNVRLVKPYVRGFSTQDPQDYFYIRNLYLVE; encoded by the coding sequence ATGAAAAAACGCCAATTCTTACTGACCGCACTTGCCACCCTACTCTTTGCCCAATTTCCCAGCCAGGCCCTGGCTCAAGCCCAGGCCCAGGCCGAGAAACTGCGGGCAGTGCAGGAAATCCGTATCAATAATGGGGTGGAACCCGTTTCTTTAGACCCACACAAGGTGGAGGGAATTGCCGAGGCGGTCATTATTCGCCAGATTTTTGAAGGCCTGGTGGTGCGTGATCAAACCGGCCAAATTGAGCCAGCCGTGGCCACCGAGTGGAGCAGCAATGAAGATTTCACCCAGTGGACTTTCAAGCTGCGGGAGGCTAAATGGTCTGATGGTTCGCCTTTGACTGCTCATGATTTTGTGTATGCCTGGCAGCGTTTGGCCGACCCTAAAACGGCCTCGCCTTATGCCAGCTACCTGGATAAGATGAAATTAAAGGGGGCAGCAGAGATTATTGAGGGCAAAAAGCCAAGCTCAGACTTGGGTGTCAAGGCACTTGATGATCATACCCTGCATTTAAATTTAAGCTCGCCAGTTCCCTACCTGCCTGCTATGCTGGTTTCCCATTCCCTCGTACCCCTGCACAAGGCCACCATTGAGCAATTTGGTGACAGGTGGACATCGGTCAAAACCTTTGTGGGCAACGGCGCCTATGATTTGGCTGAACATGTTCCCAATGAAAAGCTGGTCTTCAAGCGTAATAAGGCCTATTGGAACGATGCCAAAACCATCATCAACAAGGCAACCCTCTTGACCATTAGCTCACCGAATGCCGATGTGGCCCGCTACCGTGCCAATGATTTGGAGATGACCAATTCCACCATTTCGCCAGAGCTTTATCCAAAACTCAAGCAGGAAATCCCTAAGGAACTGCACACCACCCGCACCATCGCCACCTATTATTATGCCTTTAATAATGAAAAATTCACTGATATTCGGGTGCGTAAGGCGCTCAATCTTGCCCTTGATCGCAGTGTGATTACCGATAAGGTCATGGGCATGGGGCAAACCCCAACCTACACTTATACGCCAAACTATGTGGGCGGCGGGGAGAAAATTGTTAATCCTGATTATGCAGCTCTGCCACAGACCGAGCGCAATAAAGAGGCCATTGCCCTCTTAAAAGAAGCTGGTTTTAGCAAGAGCAAGCCCTTGAAATTTACCCTCTTGTACAACACCTCTGAAAACCATAAGAAAGTTGCCATTGCGGCTGCTTCTGTGTGGAAGGCCAATACCCAAGGCTTGGTTGAAGTGGAGTTGAAAAACCAAGAATGGAAGGCCTTTTTAGACGCCCGCAACCAGGGCAACTATGAAGTGGCTCGGGCAGGTTGGCAGGGCGAGTACAACAACCCAACTGCCTTTCAAAATAACTTCTTGAGCAACAGTTCCAATAACGATGCAAGGGTCAAAAATGCCCAGTTTGATGACTTGATTGCCCAGTCCTATCATGCCAAAACCGAGGACGAGCGGGCCAGCATTTATGCCCAAGCAGAAAAGGCCTTTATGGATCAATACCCGATTGTGCCCATCTATAACTATGTCAATGTGCGCCTAGTCAAGCCTTATGTCAGGGGCTTTAGTACCCAGGATCCGCAGGATTACTTCTATATTCGTAACCTCTATTTGGTGGAATAA
- a CDS encoding nucleotide exchange factor GrpE produces MTNQTEQNTQAELEQDAAAQTAEAQAVENQPEPANEDALDPLADAIARVQDLEAYIAEADKREQDIQLRARAEVENIRRRAEQDVEKAHKFALEKFAKDLLNVVDNLERGLNALENADDSVKALAEGVELTHKELVSTLARFGVEAVGVVGEAFNPELHQAISMQPAEGVEANHLSQVLQKGYTLQGRVLRPAMVMVAA; encoded by the coding sequence ATGACCAATCAAACCGAACAAAACACCCAAGCCGAATTAGAACAAGACGCCGCAGCACAAACAGCGGAAGCACAAGCGGTAGAAAATCAGCCAGAACCTGCAAATGAAGACGCCCTCGACCCACTGGCCGATGCCATTGCCCGTGTGCAAGATTTAGAGGCCTACATTGCCGAGGCTGACAAGCGTGAACAAGACATTCAACTGCGCGCCCGTGCTGAGGTGGAAAATATCCGCCGCCGTGCCGAGCAAGATGTGGAAAAGGCCCACAAGTTCGCCTTGGAGAAGTTCGCCAAAGATCTCTTAAATGTGGTAGATAATCTAGAACGTGGCTTAAATGCCTTGGAAAATGCCGATGACAGCGTCAAGGCCTTGGCAGAAGGCGTGGAACTCACCCATAAGGAATTGGTGTCCACCCTGGCCCGCTTTGGTGTGGAAGCCGTTGGTGTGGTGGGTGAAGCCTTTAACCCTGAACTCCATCAAGCCATTTCCATGCAGCCAGCAGAAGGTGTGGAAGCCAACCACCTCAGCCAGGTATTACAAAAAGGCTACACCCTCCAAGGCCGTGTGTTACGCCCTGCTATGGTGATGGTTGCTGCTTAA
- the ppnK gene encoding NAD(+) kinase (catalyzes the phosphorylation of NAD to NADP) yields the protein MKTERQFNTIAIVGKPRHEIALETHFAVYNWLKDRDYDVLVEASIAKQLHLPSGKSLEEIGETAHLVIVIGGDGNMLGMARQLAKYKVPLIGINRGNLGFLTDIAPQTAFEQLYNCLERGEFMIEERFLLEAQVERNGKIISANNALNEVVIHSSQIVKTIDFEVAIDGKFAFAQRADGLIISTPTGSTAYSLSAGGPILTPNMNAMALVPMYPHSLSSRPLVIDGDSQISLRFAQHNLRNLQVSCDSQIYLPFLPEDRIIVQKSSDKLHLLHLNDYNYFTVLGSKLGWLNKLF from the coding sequence ATGAAAACAGAACGTCAATTTAACACCATTGCCATCGTGGGCAAGCCCCGCCATGAGATTGCCTTGGAAACCCATTTTGCGGTCTATAATTGGCTTAAGGACAGGGACTACGATGTCTTGGTAGAAGCCAGTATTGCCAAGCAGCTCCACCTTCCCAGCGGCAAGAGCTTGGAGGAAATTGGCGAAACCGCCCATTTGGTCATCGTCATTGGCGGCGATGGCAATATGCTGGGAATGGCCCGCCAACTGGCCAAGTATAAGGTGCCGCTGATTGGCATCAACCGTGGTAACTTGGGCTTTTTGACCGACATCGCCCCCCAAACCGCCTTTGAACAGCTCTATAACTGCCTGGAGCGGGGCGAGTTTATGATTGAAGAGCGCTTTTTGCTGGAAGCCCAGGTGGAACGCAACGGCAAGATCATCTCCGCCAATAATGCCCTTAATGAGGTGGTTATTCATTCCAGTCAGATTGTCAAAACCATTGATTTTGAGGTGGCCATTGACGGGAAATTTGCCTTTGCTCAGCGGGCAGACGGCCTGATTATTTCCACCCCAACCGGCTCGACAGCCTATTCCTTGTCAGCAGGTGGGCCGATCTTAACTCCCAATATGAATGCCATGGCACTTGTGCCTATGTACCCGCACAGCCTGTCATCCCGCCCCCTGGTGATTGATGGCGACAGTCAGATATCTCTGCGTTTTGCCCAGCATAATCTGCGTAATTTACAGGTCAGCTGCGACAGCCAAATTTACCTGCCCTTTTTACCAGAAGACCGGATTATTGTGCAAAAAAGCAGTGATAAACTCCACCTCTTGCATTTAAACGATTACAACTATTTCACGGTTTTAGGCTCCAAATTGGGTTGGTTGAATAAGTTATTTTAA
- a CDS encoding translation initiation factor IF-3: protein MPIKEALALAEEAELDLVEISPNAVPPVCRIMNYGKFIYEKTKSAKEQKKKQKVVQVKEIKFRPGTDDGDYQVKLRSIVRFLEDGDKVKITVRFRGREMAHQDIGLDVLERVKADTAELSVVESAPGKLEGRQAVMVIAPKKK from the coding sequence ATGCCAATTAAAGAGGCCTTGGCCCTGGCAGAAGAAGCAGAATTAGACTTGGTGGAAATCAGCCCGAATGCCGTGCCACCAGTCTGCCGTATTATGAACTACGGTAAATTTATTTACGAAAAAACCAAGTCTGCCAAAGAACAAAAGAAAAAGCAGAAAGTGGTTCAGGTTAAGGAAATCAAATTCCGCCCAGGGACTGACGATGGCGACTATCAGGTCAAACTTCGCAGCATTGTCCGCTTCTTAGAAGATGGCGATAAAGTGAAAATCACGGTTCGCTTCCGTGGCCGTGAAATGGCCCACCAAGACATCGGTTTAGATGTGCTTGAACGTGTGAAGGCCGACACAGCCGAGCTTTCTGTGGTGGAATCAGCACCAGGTAAGCTAGAAGGCCGTCAGGCGGTGATGGTTATTGCGCCGAAGAAGAAATAA
- a CDS encoding 50S ribosomal protein L20 has product MARVKRGVIARARHKKVLKAAKGYYGARSRVYRVAFQAVIKAGQYAYRDRRQRKRQFRQLWIARINAAARQNGLSYSKFINGLKKASVEIDRKILADIAVFDKVAFAALVAKAKSVL; this is encoded by the coding sequence ATGGCTCGTGTAAAACGTGGTGTTATTGCAAGAGCACGCCATAAGAAAGTTCTTAAGGCTGCTAAAGGTTATTATGGTGCGCGTTCACGTGTTTATCGCGTTGCGTTCCAAGCAGTGATTAAAGCTGGTCAATATGCTTACCGTGACCGTCGTCAGCGTAAACGTCAATTCCGTCAATTATGGATTGCTCGTATCAACGCTGCCGCCCGTCAAAACGGCTTATCTTACAGCAAATTCATCAATGGCTTGAAAAAAGCCTCTGTTGAAATCGACCGTAAGATTTTGGCTGACATCGCTGTATTCGACAAAGTGGCTTTCGCAGCCTTAGTTGCTAAAGCTAAATCTGTACTTTAA
- a CDS encoding phosphohistidine phosphatase SixA has protein sequence MNVWIMRHGEAGPYTPTDIERTLTEKGRQDAFNQGKWLGQSLLERGLCFDKIIVSPYVRTQQTWARVFEGMQAVDKGQKFANLSSLIELWEGITPDGDPQNAMNYLHFLREEGAKNLLIVSHMPLVYRLAQGLSAGQAHVHFETAVIAELNCQQDPGQLVLDKHP, from the coding sequence ATGAATGTATGGATCATGCGCCACGGTGAGGCTGGCCCTTATACGCCCACAGACATTGAACGAACCTTAACCGAAAAAGGCCGCCAAGATGCCTTTAACCAGGGAAAATGGCTGGGCCAAAGCCTACTAGAAAGAGGCCTTTGCTTTGATAAAATTATCGTCAGCCCCTATGTCCGCACCCAGCAAACCTGGGCCAGGGTCTTTGAAGGCATGCAAGCGGTGGATAAGGGACAAAAATTTGCAAATTTATCCTCCCTTATTGAGCTTTGGGAGGGCATCACCCCAGATGGCGACCCGCAAAATGCCATGAACTACCTTCATTTCCTGCGGGAAGAAGGCGCCAAGAACCTGCTTATCGTCAGCCATATGCCGCTGGTTTATCGCCTGGCTCAAGGTCTAAGTGCTGGCCAGGCCCATGTACATTTTGAAACAGCTGTGATTGCTGAACTAAACTGCCAGCAAGACCCTGGACAACTGGTGCTAGATAAGCACCCCTAA
- a CDS encoding pyruvate kinase codes for MGPATDRGDNLEKIIAAGANMVRMNFSHGTPEDHIGRAERVREVAAKLGRTVAILGDLQGPKIRVSTFKDGKIFLNVGDKFILDAEMPKGEGNQDAVGLDYKNLPNDVVPGDILLLDDGRVQLRVLESQGAKVFTEVTIGGPLSNNKGINKLGGGLSADALTEKDKEDIKLAARIGVDYLAVSFPRSSADLHYARQLAQEAGLEAKIVAKVERAETVATEEAMNDIILASDVIMVARGDLGVEIGDAELVGVQKKLIRRSRRLNRVVITATQMMESMINNPMPTRAEVMDVANAVLDGTDAVMLSGETAAGQYPAETVRAMAEVCAGAEKMPSINISRHRENQGFTTPEEAIAMSAMYAANKMEGVAAIIALTQSGETAKLMSRISSGLPIFALSRNPKALNLAALYRGVTPVFCEEVSRTIEGAKKALALLKEQGYLMRGDLVLLTHGDEMKEGGTNTCRILRVE; via the coding sequence ATGGGTCCTGCGACCGACCGTGGCGACAATTTAGAAAAAATTATCGCAGCGGGCGCAAACATGGTGCGTATGAACTTCTCGCACGGTACACCTGAAGATCATATCGGTCGTGCTGAGCGTGTTCGTGAAGTCGCTGCTAAATTAGGCAGAACCGTGGCTATTTTAGGCGACCTACAAGGCCCTAAAATCCGTGTTTCTACCTTTAAAGACGGCAAAATTTTCTTAAACGTTGGCGATAAATTCATCTTAGATGCTGAAATGCCAAAAGGCGAAGGCAACCAAGATGCTGTTGGTTTAGACTATAAAAACCTACCAAACGATGTGGTGCCAGGCGACATTTTGCTCTTAGACGATGGCCGTGTGCAACTGCGTGTATTAGAAAGCCAAGGGGCAAAAGTCTTCACCGAAGTTACCATCGGTGGCCCACTTTCTAACAACAAGGGGATTAATAAATTAGGTGGAGGCTTATCTGCTGACGCCCTAACCGAAAAAGATAAGGAAGACATCAAACTAGCCGCCCGCATTGGCGTGGACTACTTGGCTGTGTCCTTCCCTCGTTCAAGTGCAGACCTCCACTATGCTCGTCAGCTAGCCCAAGAAGCCGGCCTTGAAGCCAAAATCGTGGCCAAGGTTGAGCGTGCTGAAACGGTAGCAACCGAAGAAGCCATGAACGACATTATCCTTGCTTCTGATGTTATCATGGTAGCCCGTGGTGACTTGGGTGTGGAAATTGGTGATGCTGAGTTGGTTGGCGTACAGAAAAAACTGATCCGCCGCTCCCGCCGCCTCAACCGTGTGGTCATCACAGCAACCCAGATGATGGAATCTATGATCAACAACCCAATGCCAACCCGTGCAGAAGTGATGGACGTGGCCAATGCGGTCTTAGATGGTACAGATGCGGTGATGCTTTCTGGCGAAACGGCAGCAGGCCAATACCCAGCTGAAACCGTGCGGGCCATGGCTGAAGTGTGTGCAGGGGCTGAAAAAATGCCAAGCATTAACATCTCTCGCCACCGTGAAAACCAAGGCTTCACCACACCTGAAGAAGCCATCGCTATGTCAGCCATGTATGCGGCCAACAAAATGGAAGGCGTTGCGGCCATTATCGCCCTTACTCAATCTGGCGAAACCGCAAAACTCATGAGCCGTATCAGCTCTGGCCTGCCAATTTTCGCCCTTTCACGCAACCCGAAAGCCCTCAACCTGGCGGCGCTTTACCGTGGTGTTACCCCTGTTTTCTGTGAAGAAGTCAGCCGCACCATTGAAGGCGCTAAAAAAGCCCTTGCCCTCTTAAAAGAGCAAGGCTACCTCATGCGTGGTGACCTAGTGCTTTTAACTCATGGCGATGAAATGAAAGAAGGTGGCACCAACACCTGCCGTATTTTACGGGTTGAATAA
- a CDS encoding glycosyl transferase, translating to MSKPLSICILRLSAIGDVCHTLAVVQAILGHYPNAQIDWIIGKTEASLLQGVPNINFIPYDKKSGWKGIFTLWQQLKHKRYDFLLNLQTAFRASILSLGIKADKKIGFNKDRAREGQWLFTNQKVEQTASPHVLDGQMMFAKAIGVTDLTPSWHLPISEEDLAVGAGFIDKSRQNVVIAPCSSKKEKDWLPERYAEIANFLTACGVNVIIAGSPSAYEMQTAAKIQELAPNCLNCAGKTTLKQLAGLIQQADLVISSDSGPAHIATTQHTPVIGLYAIHNPRRTGPYQDLDKVVSVYDEAILQTYGKPWQELPWATKAKGENLMANISVDMVKQKVLASLGLNV from the coding sequence ATGTCTAAACCGCTTTCTATCTGTATCCTCCGCCTGTCTGCCATTGGCGATGTCTGCCACACCCTGGCCGTGGTGCAAGCCATTTTAGGCCACTACCCCAATGCTCAAATCGACTGGATCATCGGCAAAACCGAAGCCAGCTTGTTGCAGGGAGTGCCTAATATCAATTTTATTCCCTATGATAAAAAATCAGGCTGGAAAGGTATCTTTACACTTTGGCAACAGCTCAAGCACAAGCGGTATGATTTCCTCCTCAATCTGCAAACCGCTTTTCGAGCCTCCATCCTCTCTTTGGGGATTAAGGCAGACAAGAAAATCGGCTTTAATAAGGATCGTGCCAGGGAAGGCCAGTGGCTCTTTACCAACCAAAAGGTGGAACAAACAGCTTCGCCCCATGTTTTAGATGGCCAGATGATGTTCGCCAAGGCCATAGGTGTGACCGATCTGACCCCTAGCTGGCATTTACCTATTTCAGAGGAAGATTTAGCCGTGGGGGCAGGTTTTATTGATAAAAGCCGTCAAAACGTGGTTATCGCCCCTTGCTCCAGCAAGAAGGAAAAGGACTGGCTGCCAGAGCGTTATGCAGAAATCGCCAATTTTCTGACCGCTTGTGGGGTAAATGTTATTATTGCAGGTTCACCCTCCGCTTACGAAATGCAAACTGCGGCTAAAATTCAGGAACTGGCGCCGAATTGCTTAAATTGTGCAGGAAAAACCACGCTGAAACAGTTGGCTGGGCTTATTCAACAAGCCGATCTGGTTATTTCTTCCGATTCTGGCCCGGCCCATATTGCCACCACCCAGCATACCCCTGTGATTGGGCTTTATGCCATTCACAACCCCCGCCGCACAGGCCCTTATCAGGACTTGGACAAGGTGGTTTCAGTCTATGATGAAGCCATCTTGCAAACCTACGGCAAGCCTTGGCAGGAATTGCCTTGGGCCACCAAGGCCAAGGGGGAAAATTTGATGGCCAATATTTCAGTTGATATGGTCAAGCAAAAAGTGCTTGCAAGCTTGGGGCTAAATGTGTAA
- a CDS encoding 3-deoxy-7-phosphoheptulonate synthase — MNNVVNQDSVHNVNICDEKVLLTPKELKTEFPLTDDLRQQIEASRKVVSDIIHKRDPRKLIVVGPCSIHDPQAALEYGQKLKALSEKVSNKLYIVMRVYFEKPRTTVGWKGLINDPQLNGSFDVERGLRIARKLLLDLAQMGLPLATEALDPISPQYLADLFSWSAIGARTTESQTHREMASGLSMAVGFKNGTDGNLAVALNAMQAAAQGHSFIGINQKGQVNLLHTKGNPDGHVILRGGKQPNFEAQYVQECEEALRKAGLAEAIMIDCSHGNSNKDYRRQPLVAQNALEQILAGNQSIIGLMLESHLKAGNQSSEQPFEQMEYGQSITDACIDWQTTEDLLVDFAEKLY, encoded by the coding sequence ATGAACAATGTAGTTAATCAAGACAGCGTCCACAACGTTAATATTTGCGATGAAAAGGTCTTACTTACCCCTAAAGAACTCAAGACAGAGTTTCCCCTAACCGATGACTTACGCCAGCAAATTGAAGCCTCTCGCAAGGTAGTTTCGGATATTATTCACAAGCGTGACCCACGAAAACTGATTGTAGTCGGCCCTTGCTCCATTCACGACCCTCAAGCGGCCTTGGAATACGGCCAAAAACTCAAGGCCCTTAGTGAAAAAGTGTCAAATAAACTTTACATCGTTATGCGGGTTTATTTTGAAAAGCCCCGCACCACCGTGGGCTGGAAGGGCCTGATTAACGACCCACAGCTCAACGGCTCCTTTGATGTGGAAAGAGGCTTACGCATCGCCCGTAAATTACTCTTAGATCTAGCCCAAATGGGTTTACCCCTGGCTACCGAAGCCCTTGATCCGATTAGCCCCCAATACCTAGCCGATCTCTTTAGCTGGTCGGCTATCGGGGCCAGAACCACCGAATCCCAAACCCACCGAGAAATGGCCTCGGGCCTATCTATGGCGGTTGGCTTTAAAAACGGCACAGACGGCAATTTGGCTGTTGCGCTTAATGCCATGCAGGCCGCGGCCCAAGGCCATAGCTTTATCGGTATTAACCAAAAAGGTCAGGTCAATTTGCTTCACACCAAGGGCAACCCAGACGGCCATGTGATTTTACGGGGCGGCAAGCAGCCGAATTTCGAGGCCCAATACGTTCAAGAATGTGAAGAGGCCTTACGCAAGGCGGGGTTAGCTGAGGCCATTATGATCGATTGCAGCCACGGCAACTCCAACAAGGACTACCGCCGCCAGCCCCTGGTCGCTCAAAATGCCCTGGAGCAGATCTTGGCCGGCAACCAGTCCATTATCGGCCTCATGCTAGAAAGCCACCTCAAGGCCGGCAACCAATCTTCTGAACAACCTTTTGAGCAAATGGAATACGGTCAATCCATTACCGATGCCTGTATTGACTGGCAAACGACAGAGGATTTGTTGGTGGATTTTGCAGAAAAATTATACTAA
- a CDS encoding addiction module toxin RelE: protein MRIISTAKIIEYYTKHPETEQPLKAWVAEVKRANWQTANDVKAQYRNASILKNRRVVFNIKGNDHRLVVAIAYKMGAVYIKFIGTHQEYDKINANTVEGC from the coding sequence ATGCGAATAATATCAACCGCCAAAATTATTGAATACTATACAAAGCACCCGGAAACAGAGCAGCCCTTAAAGGCTTGGGTTGCAGAGGTAAAAAGGGCGAATTGGCAAACTGCTAATGATGTCAAGGCCCAATATCGAAATGCTAGCATACTGAAAAATCGGCGAGTTGTATTCAATATTAAAGGAAATGATCACCGCCTTGTTGTGGCTATTGCTTACAAAATGGGGGCTGTTTACATCAAATTTATTGGTACTCATCAAGAATATGACAAAATCAATGCGAATACAGTGGAAGGCTGTTAG
- a CDS encoding transcriptional regulator, producing MDIKPIKTEEDYQKALQIIEPYFDRENLSEDEADYFEVMLTLIEKYEARHFPIDPPNPIEAIKFRMEQEGLEIKDLEGIIGKPNRVYEVFNKTRPLTLNMIRNIHQKMGISADVLIQLA from the coding sequence ATGGATATTAAACCAATTAAGACTGAAGAAGACTATCAAAAAGCCCTGCAAATCATAGAACCTTATTTTGATCGTGAAAATTTAAGTGAAGATGAGGCAGATTATTTTGAGGTAATGCTAACTCTTATTGAAAAATATGAAGCGAGGCATTTTCCCATTGATCCACCTAACCCTATCGAAGCGATTAAATTTAGAATGGAGCAAGAAGGCCTTGAAATTAAGGATCTTGAAGGGATTATTGGCAAGCCTAACCGAGTTTATGAAGTCTTTAATAAAACTCGTCCACTAACCTTGAATATGATTAGAAATATTCATCAAAAAATGGGGATTAGTGCAGATGTACTTATCCAGCTTGCATAA